The genomic region TTATTCTATCGCTTTGCCTAGCATAAAGGTCCACTTCTTTTGTTGGGACTGCGGCTATAACATCTACAAAAGGGAAATTATCTTCTACTTGAGATTTTAGCTCCTTTAATATGTCTGCACCTTGATTGCCCACGATTAACATTCTTTGTTTTTTAGGTTTTTTATTTCTATCTTGCTTTTTGACATAGTATCCAAAATAAGTACTGATGTAAGCTATTTCTTCCTCTCGAATCCCGCTAAGTTCTGGAAAAATTTTTGAATCAGATATGATTGATTGAGTTAAGCTATAGGTTTCTTTGTATTTGTTTTTTATCTCTGATAATAAGGGGTTATGCACAGGGATTTTGTATCGTAGGCGATTATATGAAAAAAGAAAGTGCCGTGCAAGTATCTGTTCAAATTGCTCTTTTTTCTTTATCTTAATGCCTGCTCTAAATTCAAAGTGAGTAATCAGCTTTTTTACAAGTTTTTTGATTGTGTTTTCATCAGTATGCGGTTTAAGGCTAGTTAAGGAGCATATGTAAATTGTTAAAAAAGCTTTTTCATATTGGTTAAGGGTTGTGCATGTCAAATCTTCAGTGTCATTATAATAACTAAAGTTTTTAGCATCCTCAGTAAATTCGTAGCATTCTAGGCTTTGATCTATTGAGGTTCTGTGTTTTACTAGCTTTACTATAGCAGATAGCTGGTGAAGCGAGGATTCTGTAAGCTCTAGGTCATACTTTTTATCAAACTCTGCTATCTGGCTATCTATTTTTTGCCCTTGGAAATCTTCTGAGCTGATTATATGCATAAACATTTCTCTTATTTTGATTTCTGCGCCACGAATTAAGTAATTTCCCTCGTAAACCAAGCTTAATTGATTATGGTGTAGCTCATTTTTAAGGTCTGTTAGCGTTTGAACAACTAAGTTTTTGCTTACCGCCATACTACTAGCTGTTTTCTCTATGGTGAGGTTTTCACCAAGTATAATTTTTTTAAGGATATAGTTTCTTCTAGAATAGTAATCTAAAAAATCTTTTTCTACGCTATTTAAAACGCTTTTCAATTTTTCCAGGTCACCTACAAAGGCAAATTTACCCTCTACCCTTCTGATTTCACCTGCATCTTTTATGCTTTTGTTAATATTGCTTATGCTGTAGTATAGCGTTCTTCTAGAAATTTCAAATAGCTTTAGCATTTCATCTAACCCTACACTGCCGTTATCTATAATAAGGTTTAATATGCTTTTGTCCCGTTCTTTCATACCTTAATCTCCTTTCCTTTGTTTCCGGTTGGAATACGGCCCTCTAGAGTAGTTTACCCCAGACTGCTTTTTTTCCTCTAATTTTCCTTTATGGCATTATAACACTAAAAGGTTTTTTTGTCTGTACTTAATGTAGCTATAGTTATATGGAATGTAAAAAAACTAATAAAAAGCAAGGCAACCATAAGCTGCCTTGCTTTTTTTGTCATTATATTTAATTATTTTTTTGCATTGCTGTTATTATAGCTAAGTCAACACCTTGCATTCCTACTGTAGCAAGGTTGCTTAAGTTTTTTATGGTGCGCTCCGGTGTCTTTGCTATAATTCCGTTACCCGCTGGTATTATCTGATTATCTAAAGCTAACAAGGCACATTTTACCGCAATTGAAGCCGATGTTGATAACTTTAGAGCACACCCTACTTTAGCGCCATCGCAGATCATGCCACAAATATCTCCTAGTATATTTTGGATTGCTCCTTCTATTTGCTTTAACGTACCACCCATAAGCCATGTTATCGCCGCTCCCGCCCCTAGGCCAGCAGCTACACCACAGCCACATAACGGAGACAACCTGCCGATATAATGTTTTACATAGCTGTTTAAAATATGACTAATGGCTAGAGCTTTAGCCAGTTTTTCCTCCGATACTTCTACTTTTTCTTGATAAGCCACTATAGGAAGAATTGCTGTTAACCCATTGTTTCCGCTCCCATTACTAGTCATAACAGGCAGGGTAACTCCAGACATGCGTGCATCAGAGGCGGCTGCTGTAAGCTTTTCTGCGTGAATTATTATATCGTCACTTAGAACTCCTTTTTCTATATACTGATTAAGAGTGCGCCCCACTCCCATTCCACATTTATTTTCTAGACCATATCGGGCTATATCCTTATTCATGTGAGCCCCTTCTATAAGAAACTTGATGTCCGTTAAGGAGATTTTTTCAATAGTTTCAATCAATGCGCTAATTTTCTCCGAATAAATGCTTTGTTTTTCTGCTTTAGTCTCATTTTGAGATATTTGGTTTTTGAGGACATTCCCGTCTTGTTCTAAATAAACAAATCTATCATGGCAACCCTGAATAACTACTTTCGATTGATTATTATCTGACTGCAACTCTACCTTCACATAAACTTTATCGTCGGTGTCTTCTATTCCAATCTGTATTTGATGAGCTTTTAATAGTGACTTTGCTTTTTTAACATCCTCGCAGTTTAGGTATTTTAAAAGAGCTAACCCCTTCGAACTTTGTGGTGCTACCAGCCCTAACGCCGCAGCTATGTGTAAACCTACCTCACCTGTGTGAGGGACTCCAACTGCCAGTCCATTTTTATATACATTCGGACTTACGTAAATATTTATGCTTTTTATGTCATCGCTACTTATAAGCTCCCGCGCCTTTGAACATGCTAACGCAACCGCTACCGGCTCTGTGCAACCTGTTACCGGTGCTACTTCCTTTTGCAGGGTATCTATAATTATTTTCTCTAAATTCATTGTTACCTCCCCTTCCTAGCCTAGTTGTTGTAATAATCATTTATATAGCAACTTTTAGGCCAACTTGGCAAAACCTTTAAAATCAGGGTTTATAGGGGATTAGTTTAAATAGAAAACAATCAATTGTCTCATAATGAGATTTTTGATTCGCCGTCGTCTCAATATGAGACTTAGAAGCTGTCGTAGCAAACTACAGTTACAAAACTGGATAATATATTAGCAAAATTATGC from Proteinivorax hydrogeniformans harbors:
- a CDS encoding transcription antiterminator; the protein is MKERDKSILNLIIDNGSVGLDEMLKLFEISRRTLYYSISNINKSIKDAGEIRRVEGKFAFVGDLEKLKSVLNSVEKDFLDYYSRRNYILKKIILGENLTIEKTASSMAVSKNLVVQTLTDLKNELHHNQLSLVYEGNYLIRGAEIKIREMFMHIISSEDFQGQKIDSQIAEFDKKYDLELTESSLHQLSAIVKLVKHRTSIDQSLECYEFTEDAKNFSYYNDTEDLTCTTLNQYEKAFLTIYICSLTSLKPHTDENTIKKLVKKLITHFEFRAGIKIKKKEQFEQILARHFLFSYNRLRYKIPVHNPLLSEIKNKYKETYSLTQSIISDSKIFPELSGIREEEIAYISTYFGYYVKKQDRNKKPKKQRMLIVGNQGADILKELKSQVEDNFPFVDVIAAVPTKEVDLYARQSDRIISTVPLADHDNVIVVNPVLTDNDLELLMEELSRSAPVTLDIDKVIEIVKQNATVHNEKKLRKEILQTLSQNH
- a CDS encoding L-serine ammonia-lyase, iron-sulfur-dependent, subunit alpha gives rise to the protein MNLEKIIIDTLQKEVAPVTGCTEPVAVALACSKARELISSDDIKSINIYVSPNVYKNGLAVGVPHTGEVGLHIAAALGLVAPQSSKGLALLKYLNCEDVKKAKSLLKAHQIQIGIEDTDDKVYVKVELQSDNNQSKVVIQGCHDRFVYLEQDGNVLKNQISQNETKAEKQSIYSEKISALIETIEKISLTDIKFLIEGAHMNKDIARYGLENKCGMGVGRTLNQYIEKGVLSDDIIIHAEKLTAAASDARMSGVTLPVMTSNGSGNNGLTAILPIVAYQEKVEVSEEKLAKALAISHILNSYVKHYIGRLSPLCGCGVAAGLGAGAAITWLMGGTLKQIEGAIQNILGDICGMICDGAKVGCALKLSTSASIAVKCALLALDNQIIPAGNGIIAKTPERTIKNLSNLATVGMQGVDLAIITAMQKNN